Proteins from a genomic interval of Anas platyrhynchos isolate ZD024472 breed Pekin duck chromosome 4, IASCAAS_PekinDuck_T2T, whole genome shotgun sequence:
- the LOC106014932 gene encoding growth-regulated alpha protein-like — protein MLAEAVSSQIFPLLLVVAKGRSKSNSICMYLCLQSKSCSSVSSPMWVWRQKSLFSVHHKKAQRAVMDTKIAISLLILAFMGNFPEMMLAAELRCHCIRNVRRLMLPKHLANVEIIPKGPHCKAVEIIATLKNSQQICLDPQAKWVKMIINRILHSSAKKQHQ, from the exons ATGTTAGCAGAAGCTGTTTCATCTCAGATTTTCCCACTACTTCTGGTTGTGGCAAAAGGCAGGAGCAAGAGCAATTCCATCTGTATGTACTTGTGCCTGCAAAGCAAATCCTGCAGCAGTGTCAGCAGTCCCATGTGGGTCTGGAGACAGAAgagtttgttttcagttcacCATAAGAAGGCACAGCGAGCAGTCATGGATACCAAGATTGCAATCTCCCTCCTGATTCTTGCTTTTATGGGCAACTTTCCTG AGATGATGCTGGCAGCGGAGCTGCGATGTCACTGCATCCGGAACGTCAGGCGATTAATGCTGCCGAAGCACCTGGCCAATGTGGAAATCATTCCCAAGGGCCCCCACTGCAAGGCTGTGGAAATCAT AGCAACACTGAAGAACAGCCAGCAAATCTGTTTAGATCCCCAGGCAAAATGGGTGAAGATGATAATTAACAGGATTCTGCACAG CTCAGCCAAGAAAC